The following proteins come from a genomic window of Hypanus sabinus isolate sHypSab1 chromosome 9, sHypSab1.hap1, whole genome shotgun sequence:
- the LOC132399037 gene encoding inactive serine/threonine-protein kinase 19-like, protein MNRKRNLIPDIFRQVKRRKLETADGFNSLDKNKMDEYEDVPNDTKSALIFLASLFPRKLFDDSLPPIVLKHQLYSIVKDKTLVDRQLNEMKELGVVRIFQFGFDMDVFGVVFSEDYKRKVLAATAMRDAAATVQRFLETVLNSCVDMGFTKDQMLKEFSFQDQEITQLVNAGVLTVRDVGSWWLAIPGAGRFVKYFVKGRKTVLGMIRKSKFNEVLQSELETRKVTSAVKMGIRYHVHDIVGAELVKCIPTSSGTLLRLNST, encoded by the exons ATGAACCGCAAGAGAAACCTGATTCCAGACATCTTCCGGCAGGTTAAGAGGCGTAAATTAGAGACTGCAGATGGATTTAATTCATTGGATAAGAACAAAATGGATGAGTATGAAG ATGTGCCAAATGACACGAAATCTGCATTGATTTTTCTGGCATCCTTGTTTCCTCGCAAGTTATTCGATGATTCCCTTCCACCCATTGTCCTGAAGCATCAGCTTTACAGCATTGTTAAAGACAAAACTTTGGTCGATCGTCAGCTG AATGAGATGAAGGAGCTGGGAGTTGTTCGAATTTTCCAGTTTGGATTTGACATGGATGTATTCGGCGTTGTTTTTAGTGAAGATTACAAAAGGAAAGTTCTGGCTGCCACGGCGATGAGAGATGCCGCAGCAACTGTGCAGAGATTCCTGGAGACGGTGCTCAACTCGTGTGTCGACATGGGCTTCACCAAGGATCAAATGCTCAAGGAGTTTTCATTTCAGGACCAAGAAATTAC GCAGCTGGTGAACGCTGGAGTGCTGACAGTGCGTGACGTGGGAAGCTGGTGGCTTGCTATTCCAGGCGCTGGCCGATTTGTAAAGTATTTTGTGAAAG GTCGGAAAACTGTTCTGGGGATGATCCGGAAATCAAAGTTCAATGAGGTGTTGCAGTCGGAACTGGAGACTCGGAAAGTAACGTCTGCTGTGAAGATGGGCATCCGGTATCATGTCCATGACATCGTTGGAGCAGAGTTGGTGAAATG CATCCCTACGAGCAGCGGAACTTTACTGCGCCTGAACAGCACCTGA